GTTGCCGTCGCCGATGTGGCCGAACCACACGCAGTCAAAGTGGGGATATTCCCGCGCGAGCAGTTCCTGCATGTCGTGCAGGAAGGCCGGCACCGCACTGATGCGGACCGAGATGTCATTCTTGTAGGGCCGGTGCGGCGCAAGGCTCTCGGTAATGCCTTCGCGCAACCGCCACAGGGCACGCGCCTGTGCCTCACTCTGGCTGATCACGCCGTCGGTGACCCAGCCGTTTTCCAGGCAGCGCTCGAAGACCGCCAGCGCGGCGTCCTGCTGGGCCTGCGAGCCCGCATCAAATTCCGTGATGACATAAAAAGGCGAATCGCTTTCGAAAGGCCGCTGCGCGCCATGACGGGTCACGTGATGCAGCGCGCGGTCGGTGAAGAACTCGAATGCGCTCACGGTGAGCTGTGCACGGCACGTGGCGAACACCTGCATCAGCGCGTCCATTGCGGGCACCGCGAACACCATCACGTTGGAGTCCGGCGGCGGGTCGGTCAGAAGCAGCGTCGCTTCGACGATCAGTCCCAGCGTGCCCTCCGAACCGATCATCAGGTGCCGCAGGTCGTAGCCGCTGGCGTTCTTCACCAGCGCACGGTTCAGGTCCAGCAGCTCGCCGGTGCCGGTCACGACCTTGAGCCCCGCCACCCACTGGCGGGTATTGCCGTAGCGGATCACACGGATACCGCCCGCATTCGTCGCGATGTTGCCACCGATCTGGCACGAGCCGCGCGCCGCGAAATCAACGGGATAGATCAAGCCGTGCTCGCGCGCGGCGTCCTGCACCGCCTGCAGGGTGATGCCGGGCTGCACGGTCAGCGTGCGGTCCACGGGGTTGAACGCGATCACCTGTTTCATGCGGTCGAAACTGACCACCAGTTCGCCGGCCGCCGCCACCGCTCCGCCCGACAGTCCGGTGCGTCCACCGGACGGCACGATGGCAACGCCGCTTTCTGCAGCCCAGCGCACCAGTGCCCGCACTTCTTCGACGGACCCGGGCCAGGCAATCGCCAGAGGTTCCGGTGTCCAGCGACGGGTCCAGTCGCGGCCGAAGTGTTCCCGGTCTCCCGGTTCGGTAGAAAGCTTTAAATCGGGCAGGCGATGCTTCAGTGCGGCAAGCAGGGACGCGTTCATGAAGGCTCCAGCGGCAAGACCTCCGGAGGGTGCCAGCGGCGCCGGGACTCGTCCAGTGTTGCATTGCGGCAAACGGCCGTGAATCTGGCATAGTGCGGGGCCTGTGTCCGAACCTGATGCCGGCGTCGGTGTTGGTCTGTCCCACTTGATGCGGGGGCTCCACGGAAGCCGCGCCGTCTCAGAAGCACCCTAATTTTTTCGATCACGATGGGCCAAGGCAGTGAAAAGAACCTCGTTTCCCAAGCAGGACATCCGCGTGTTGTTGCTCGAAGGCGTCAGCCGCAGTGCGGTCGAGACGTTCCAGAACGCGGGATATTCCCAGATCGAATTTCACGAGAAGTCGCTTCCCGAAGACGAACTCAAGCGCCGTATCGCTGAGGCCCACCTGATCGGCATCCGCTCGCGCACCCAGCTGACGGCAGACGTGCTCGAACAGGCCAAGCGCCTGATCGCCATCGGCTGCTTCTGCATCGGTACCAATCAGGTCGACCTGGCCAGTGCGGCCGGCCACGGCATTCCCGTCTTCAATGCCCCCTACTCCAACACCCGCAGCGTGGCGGAACTGGTGATCGCCGAAGCGATCCTCCTGATGCGCCGCATCCCGGAGAAAAATGCCCAGTGCCATCGCGGCGGCTGGTCGAAGTCCGCACTGGGCAGCTATGAAGTGCGCGACAAGGTGCTGGGTATCGTGGGCTACGGCCATATCGGCACGCAGGTGGGCCTGCTCGCCGAGGCACTCGGCATGCGCGTCATCTACCACGATGTCGAGACCAAGCTGGCCCTGGGCAACGCGCGTCCGTCCGCCAGCCTCAACGAGCTGCTGGAGCGCGCGGACATCGTCACCCTGCACGTGCCCGAAACCACGCAGACGAAATGGATGATCGGCGCCGAGCAGATCGCTCGCATGCGTGCCGGCAGCATTCTGATCAACGCTTCGCGCGGCACCGTTGTGGATATCGACGCCCTTGCGGCCGCGCTGCGTAGCGGGCACATCGCCGGTGCCGCCGTCGACGTGTTCCCGGTGGAACCCAAGGGCAATGACGACGCGTTCACTTCGCCACTGGTGGGAATGGACAACGTCATCCTCACGCCGCACGTCGGCGGCAGCACGCTCGAGGCGCAGGACAACATCGGCATCGAAGTCGCCTCGAAGCTGGTGCGCTACAGCGACAACGGCTCGACGCTATCGGCCGTCAACTTTCCTGAGGCATCGCTGCCCGAACATTCGCAGAGCCGCCGCCTGCTGCACATCCACCGCAACGTGCCCGGCGTGCTGTCGCGCATCAACGACTTGTTCTCGCGCGAGAACGTCAACATCGACGGCCAGTACCTTCAGACCAATCCCACTATCGGCTACGTGGTCATCGACGTGTCGATGCCCGAGGAACGCGCCGCCGAACTCAAGGATGCGCTGGCCACGATTCCCGGAACACTGCGGGCCCGCGTGCTGTATTGAACATCCGTCGCGCAGGCGGCGCGCTGGCGCTCGGCGGCTCGGTGACATTCACCGTCCTCGTCAGCGCGTTGCACCTGCTGCAGCCGGAATATGACGCCCGCTACCAGCTCATGAGCGGGCTGGCGCTGGGGCGGGATGGCTAGGCCATCGCCGCGGCGGCAGCCAGCCCGGACACCACACCCAGCGACGCGTCACCGATCACCAGCGGTACTGCCGGAAACATCGCCGAAATCGTCGACTGGATGGCCGGCGACCGGGACGATCCGCCGGTGAGGAAGATCGAGTCCGGCGTCTCGCCTATAGCCAGCCGGGCGCGATCGAGCACGGCACGCAGGCGGTCCAGGAAGCCGCCGTAGGCCGCATCGTGATGGGCCCGATCGAGGTCCGCCGTGAGCCCGTCTTCGATGAAATCCAGGTCGACCCGGCCGAGGCGTTCGGCGCCCAGATGAATCTTCATCCGCTCCGCTTCGCGATTGAGCTGCGAGGTCGCACCCAGCCGCTGCAGCGCCATCAGCCGGTGACGGAATGGCGCCGGTGTATTGCGATAGTTGTGACTGCGGAATTCCCGCTGCAGCGGCGGGCTCTGCACGCTGGCGGCCTCACGGAAATGGTGCACCGGGATACCCGGCTCGCCGCGACCGAACAAGGGCATGAACGCGTTGAGGCTCATCTCGATATCGATGTCCGTACCGCCCTTGGGCAGGCCCCAGCTACCGAATATGCGCGGAGAGGCGGCGGGCCCGCCTACTTCGGCGTAGGCGATATCCGTCGTACCGCCGCCGACATCGACGATCAGGCTGCGCTCGGGAGTGGCGCGCTGGGTGTGGTAGTGCATGGCGGCCGCTGCCGGCTCTTCGAGGAACGACACCTGCTCGAATCCCGCCGCCTGCGCCGCTTCAGTGAGCATGGACAGCGCCTGCGTCGTGCCTTCCGGCCCCATCGCGCTCTTGAACTCCACGGGACGTCCGAGGATGGCCGCACGCACCGGCACGCCCAGCTGCCGGGTGGCACTGAGGCGGATATGCTCCAGCACATGTGTTGCAATGTGCAGGATGATCTTTTTTGCACCGGGCAGCAGGTTATAGCCGAGCATGGACTTGGGCGATTCCACCAGATGCCCGAAACCGTCCGAGATGTAGGCATCGATGGCATCGTCGCCGAAGATGGCGTCGTTGACCTTCACTGACGCGCTGCGGGAATCACGCACGGAGCGCTCCATCCAGCTGTGGCGCACGGCACGCAGGGCGGCGGCCCGCAGATCCGATTCGGTCCGCTCCGCCGGTTCGGAGATGAGCGCCATGGCCTGGACGCGCCGCTCTGCCGGCAGGGCTTGCGCTTCCGACAACCGTTGTTGCCAGTTGTCGAGCGCACGACGCTGCGCCGCCCGCGCCGAACGGATATGCGATTCGACCTCAGCTTCCAGCGCATCGGTCAGTACGAAGTCGTCGGGATTGGGTACGGCAGCCGGAAAGAACACGGCCGTGCGGAATTGCGCATGGTCGCCGAAACGCACCCCGTGCAGCTTGCCGTCGATGCACGCCGCGGCGGCCGAATAGCTGGTTCCAAAATCGATTCCAATCTGCATGACACGGGCTCGGACATTCGCGGGGCGCGCGAGTGTAGTGGCTGGACCGCCGGCTGTCGCGCCGCCAATCCGGCAATCCCGCGCCGCCCGTCGTTCGGCCCCTGACGGGCAAAGCGTGACTTCCGGAATATTTAATCGCTTATATAATCACTGATACGCTAGTGTGGTGTTCCATTAATACGCTTAACTAATTGCGCGCCCCAGCCGACCGACACTCGCGATGATCTGGTCGGCAGTGCGTCGCCAAGTGAAAGGCTTTGGATCTTGGTTGTGTTGGTGCAGGTATTCGCGAATGGATCGTTCGAGGTCGGCGACGCTCACGTGTGCGCCACGCTTGAGCCAGCGCGTGGTCAACGTGGAGAAGAAGCGCTCCACGAGGTTGAGCCATGAAGCCGATGTCGGGGTGAAGTGCAGGTGGTAGCGCGGACGCTGAGCGAACCAGCTACGCACCGCCTCGGTCTTGTGCGTGCCGTAGTTGTCGAGGATGAGATGGATGTCGAGACCTTTCGGCGCATCGCGGTCGATGGCATTGAGGAACTCGAGAAACTCGGCACTGCGATGGCGGCGCTTGAGGCGGCCAATCACCTTGCCGGTAGCCACATCCAGGGCAGCGAAGAGCGAAGTGGTGCCGTGGCGCTGGTAGTCATGCGTATGCGTTGCCGGCTTGCCGAAAGTCATCGGCAGGCCAGGCTGCGTGCGGTTGAGCGCCTGAATCTGGCTCTTCTCATCCACACACAGCACCAAAGCCCGGTCAGGTGGCGCCAGATACAAACCCACAATGTCACGCACCTTGGCCACGAAGTGCGGATCGGTCGACAGCTTGAAGGTCTTGGTCAGATGTGGCTTCAAGCCGAACGCACGCCAGATCCGATGCACGGAAGTCGCCGATACGCCGCTGGCCTGGCTCATCGAACGCACGCTCCAATGCGTGGCTTTCGTGGGTTTGGCTTTGCGGGTGCGTTCGATCACTGCCTGCACGCACTCATCGTCGACCGAACGCGGACGACCAGGACGCGGGGCATCGGTAAGCCCGGCAAAACGATACGCCGCGTAGCGACGGCGCCACTTCGATACCGTCTGCTCCGAGACAGCGTACTTCTTCGCAATCGCTTCCCCACCAAGCCCATCTGCGCACGCCAGCACGATTCGAATCCGAAGCTTTTCGTCTTCGGGCGCTTTGCGTACTGCCAGCTGCGCCAGCAATTCGCGCCGCTCATCGGCAGAGATCTCGAGCTTGCTGATCGGTCGACCCATGCGCGCCATCTTCGCAGTCTCCGTCGGGGACTACGAGAGATTACTCCTTTGGCCAATTAATTCAATCTATTAACGGAACACCACACTAGCCTCATGAAGCGAACACTCGGCACCCAGTTGCGTCACCTGATCGAGCTCCTCGACGGCGCGGTCGAAGCCTCGTACGCCGAGGCCGGCCTGCGCTATCGCCCCCGATTCACGCCCATCGTGCGCGCGCTGACCCGCTCGGATGCCCTGACGATCGGACAGCTAGCCGCGGAAGCGGGCATCACCCAGCCCGCCGCCACGCAGACGGTGGCCCTGATGCTCAAGGAAGGCCTGGTCGTTGTCGAAACCGCTTCCGGCGATGCGCGGCAGAAGCAGGTCAGCCTGAGTGCGCAGGGGCGCGCCCTGCTTCCGGCGCTCCAGACATGCTGGCAGTCCACCGAACGGGCCGCACGCGGGCTGGAGCACGACATCGGCGTCCCACTGTCCGAACTGATCGAACGCGCGATCCAGGCCCTCGCCGCCAAACCCTTCGCCGATCGGCTACGCGACGCCCGCGCACAGTTGGCTGACGAATCCCTTCCATCCACCCCACCCCACACGGCGGCGCGCACACGTCGCCGCTGACGCTACGCCCAACCCTTTCCACCACGAGGTTATCCATGATCACGTCCCGTGAGTTGCGTTTGCACGCCTTTCGTCTGACGGGCCTGCTGCTTCTGGGCACGGCCACGCTGCCCGCCGCCGCCCAATCGGTTCCCGGCACGCCGGGCCAGGCTGATACACCAATCGATGCCAGCCAATGCCGGCAGGTCGTGGAAAACCTCCGCCGCGAGTTGAACGCGCGCTATGTTTTTCCCGAACGCGCCGCCCAGGCCGACAAGGCATTGCGCAAGGCAACCGCCACCCTGTGTGCACAGAGCAGTTCAGAAAAGCTCGGCCAGGCGCTGACCGAACAGCTCAAGGCCGTCACCAAGGATGGCCACCTTGAGGTGTTCTACAGCGAAGAACCCGTACCGGTGACGTCTCCGGACAGCCAGCCGTCCGCCGAAGAAAGCGCGGCAGAACTGGCCATGATCAAGACGCGCAATTTCGGCATCGAACGCGTCGAGCGCCTGCCGTTCAACATCGGCTTCCTGGATCTGCGCCTGTTCGCCAAGGCGGGCGACGCGGCGCCGTCCATCGCCTCGGCCATGACCCTGCTGGCCCACACCGACGCGCTGATCATCGACCTGCGCTTCAGTGGCGGCGGCGACACCAGCACGGTAGCGGCGTATGCCAGCTATCTGTTCGATGAACGCACCCGGCTCAACGACATCTATTACCGCATAGACAACCGCACCGAACAGATGTGGACTGCGGAATTCGTTGCCGGCCCCCGCTACGGCGCATCACGCCCCGTCTACGTGCTGACGAGCAAGGACACCTTCTCCGCCGCGGAGGATTTCACGTACGCGCTCAAGACGCTCAAGCGGGCCACGATTGTCGGAGAAACCACCGGTGGCGGTGCACATCCAGGCAATATCGTGCGTCTGCACGACCACTTCGCGGCGTTCATTCCGGACGGCCGGTCGATCAGCCCCGTGACGCAGACCAATTGGGAAGGCACCGGGGTTGCGCCCGATCTGGCGGTACCCGCGCCAGATGCCTTCAACAAGGCGCAGATCGCGATACTGGAACACATGCTGGCAGCGGAGAAGAATCCGGCGCGTCACAAGCGTCTGTCTGATCGGATCGCGCTGTTGGCCGGCGAGGCCGGTGCTCGGTAATTCAGCTCCCTGGGGCCGCGTGACAGGAGTCACGCGGCCTTCCGGAGCCCGCAACCTCGTGTAGCTACGGACCAACGCTGGCGTGCAACAGCATATGTTCCCGGTGCACCAGATCAAGGTTCATAGCGCGGGCGATCTGGACCATGTCACTGTCGTCGATCGGCACCAGCCCGAAACGGAACGGATAGGCCCAGTTCTTCTTGCCGGCAGAAAACAGCAGATCTGGCAGCAGCGGTCGAATCGATGCTGGCCGCACGGGCAACCAGTCCACATCCCGCCGGTAGGGCAGAAAACCCGGCGCCATCTCGACGCGATAGGGAGCGGCGTCACGGACGACGCCCAACGCCGTGAACGCCTGCAGCAGGTCGCGCCCACGAAACTGCCGCGTCGGTGAGTAATACACGACATGATCCCCGGCACTCATCCGTCGCAGCGGTCCCGCCTTGCCATGGCACACCTGCATGAACCCACCCGCACGCCCTACGGCCACATGCTCGGCCGACGCCACTGCGATCCAGCTACTCATCGCGCAGCAGCCGCGAACACACGCAGGCGGTGCCCGTCGGGATCAAGCGCCACGAAGGTTCGCCCGAAGTCCATGGATGTCGGCGATTGCACGATGGGCAAGCCCTTGCGCGACCACGCCTCGTGCAGCGCATCGACCGTGGCATCGTCAGCCACAGGAAAAGCCAGTTCGCCATTGCGTCCGGCGCCGCGTGCCGCGGGTTCCACGGTCCGTCGCGACCAAAGGCCAAGCATCAGGTGGGTATTAAGCGGAAACATCGCGAACGTCGGCGAGAACTCGGCGGGCTCGATCGCGAGGAGATCTTCGTAGAACGCCGCGCTGACCAGCGGGTTCCTGACGTAGAGGATCACGAAATGGGGGTTCGACATGGCGGTCTCCTGGGCAGCACAGCGGAACGACGCGGCTGGCCGTTCCGTTCCGGACACTCTAGGAGGTGCCACTGACAGGATCTGTCAGCAGGGTTTCACGCCACTATCCAGAAAACAGCGGCGAAACGCGTTCGCCGCTGTTGTCTTTCGAAAGTCCCGCGCTCAGCCGATCTGTTTCGCCGGTTCTGCCGCCACGGGCTTCTGATAGGTGCCATAGCGCTTCATCTCGCCCAGATCCGTGCGATGGCGGACCAGGTAGTCGAACGTGCCGACAATGCGATGGAACAGGTGGTACTGGTGGTAGCCGAAGTTCTCCACCAGGCAGGCAAACAGCAGCCGCCCCAGCTCCCGGGTGCCCGCAACGCGCATGCGTGTACGTTCCTGCAGCAGCACGGCGGAAATCGACAGGAACGTGCCCAGCAGCACCGCGAAGACCATGAACAGGCCAATTTCGTACCACCCGACCAGCCCCAGCACCAAGGCCAGCACCATGAAGACATAGCTGGCGCCTTCGATCACGCCCGAGAATGCCTCGAACAGCAGGAAGAACGGCATGCCGAAGAGGCCGGTGATGCCATAGCGCGGGTTGAACGCCATCTTGCGGTTCTTGAGCAAGGCCTGCAGCGTGCCGCGTTGCCAGCGATTGCGCTGGGCCGCGAAGACGCTCATGGATTCGGGCACCTCGGTGTAGCAGACCGGGTCCGGAATATAGGCAATCTCCATTTTGGTCTTGACGTCAGGGCCGTAGACGTGCTCATGCAAGCGGACGGTGAATTCGATGTCATCGGTGATCGAGTCGGCATCGCACCCCTTCATGGCCAGGAACACGTCCCGCTTGACCACCATGAATGCGCCGGAGATACACAGCATGCTGCGCAGGCGTGCCAGGCCCAGCCGGGCCCACTGGAAACTGCGCAGGTATTCGACAGTCTGCAACAGGCTGAGGAATGACTGGGGCAATCCGCACCGGATGATATGCCCGTCCTCCACCTCCAGGCCGTTGGCCGGACGCACGATGCCGCCGGCCGCCACCACACGGGAATTGCGAAGGAACGGCCGCACGGCACGCACGAGGGCATCGGTTTCCAGTACGCAGTCCGCATCAATCACGCACAGCATCGGATAGCGCGAGAGATTGGCCGCCGCGTTGATCGCATCGGCGCGCTTGCCGTTCTCCTTGTCGACGACCACGAGATTGGGAAACTCGTACGACTCGTAGACCGCGCGCACCGCTTTCGTGGGCAACGGACGCGGGCCGACCTTGTGGATCTGCCTCAGCCCGAAGTGCTTGATCAGTAGGTCCATCGTGGCGTCGGTGGATCCGTCATTGACGACGATCACCTCGTGCTGCGGATAGCGCAGCGCAAGCGCCCCCTGCACCGTATTCACGATGACCATCTCTTCGTTGTAGGCCGGCACGATCACGCTGAAGGGCATGGTCAGTTGCGACTCGGCAATGCGTTTGAAATCACCGTAGTTGATGCCCAGGTGGTAGCGCCGCAGCTGGGTGGCACCGATCAGGATCAGCAACAGATAGATGCCGTGCAGGCACATGTAGTACCCGAAGATCAGCATCATGATGGCGTGGACGGTCGCGTTCATGACGGCACTCCCGGCTCAAGCCCGATCCAGCCGTGCTCCTCGAGCACCTGCCGGCTGATGTCGCGTGCAAATCCGTCCGAATGCCCGCGCAGGGTGTGCGTGAGGATGTCAGCGCCCTCCTGGCCGAACAGGCATACCGCCTGCGCCGCGTTGAAGCGCACCCACCACGCCGAATCACCCAGGCGCCCGGCCAGGGCCGGCAACGCGGTGCGATCCGCCAGCTTGCCGAGCGATTGCACGGCGGCACTGCGGACCGTCCAGACCGTGTCGTCCAGCAGGCTGCACAAGGGCGAGATCGCGCGAGGATCACCGATATCGCCCAACGCACGCGCCGTGCTCAGCCGCATTTCAGGATCCTGCGCCTTGAGGAAGGGAATGATGAACGGCACGCACTGACGGTCACGCAACATGCCGAGCACGCGAATGGCAACCGTTGTCGCCGCAGGTTCCCGTCGCGCGGTCGATTCCCGTACGAAGTCGCGCAGCGGCGCCAGGCAATAGTTCCCCATTTCCACCAGCACTTCGGTCGCCCGCTGCAGCGGCCATGCTGCCGGCAAGGCCAGCGCACGCAGGATGGGAATCACCGCCTGCCGCGCGCCGACCTGGGCGAGCGACTGGGCCGCGGCCAGGCGCACGTCCAGCATCGCATCGTCGAGCGCGTGGATCAGCAAGGGGACAACCTTCGGCGTACCCAGGTAGGCCATGTGATTGGCCGCCCGCGCACGCTTCATCCAGCTTCGGCTCATCAGCGCCTTGAACTCGCGCCTGTCCAGTCGAAGCTGCTCGAAAAACGTGTACAGGCGCCAGCGTTCTGCCGACTGCAGTTCGCTGGCCACGCTCAGCAGCGCCGCGTGGCCGATGGTGCTGTCGCGCCGCAGCGCGCTCATCACCTGGCGAACGTCCTCCTTGCCGTCCAGGTAAAGCCGGATCTGTTCCATCAGTTCCGTGCGGCGCTTGCGGATCTTTTTCTGCGCACGCTCGGAAAACCAGCGCGACAGCAATGCGCACACCGCCATGACGACAACACAGATGGTGAGCAGAATGACGCCTTCGGCGACCAGGGTGAAGATGTCCATGGTCAATACCTCACGATCAGTCCCACGTTCGCGGTGCTGCGCGAATACAGATGCGAACGCCGTTCGTGTTCGAGGCCGAGGACGATATCCAGGTAGTCCCGGATCGGCCACCGGTACATCACGGCGAGACTATCAGCGCTGCTGAGCAGCACGCTGCCCAGTTCCGGCACTTTCTCCGGATCAGCGCCATGCACATAGGTGAACCGCCACTGCGGCGATGGGTGCCGGCCGACGTCCAGCCGCAACACG
This genomic stretch from Tahibacter amnicola harbors:
- a CDS encoding FAD-binding oxidoreductase yields the protein MNASLLAALKHRLPDLKLSTEPGDREHFGRDWTRRWTPEPLAIAWPGSVEEVRALVRWAAESGVAIVPSGGRTGLSGGAVAAAGELVVSFDRMKQVIAFNPVDRTLTVQPGITLQAVQDAAREHGLIYPVDFAARGSCQIGGNIATNAGGIRVIRYGNTRQWVAGLKVVTGTGELLDLNRALVKNASGYDLRHLMIGSEGTLGLIVEATLLLTDPPPDSNVMVFAVPAMDALMQVFATCRAQLTVSAFEFFTDRALHHVTRHGAQRPFESDSPFYVITEFDAGSQAQQDAALAVFERCLENGWVTDGVISQSEAQARALWRLREGITESLAPHRPYKNDISVRISAVPAFLHDMQELLAREYPHFDCVWFGHIGDGNLHINVLRPEGMPDAQFISECERVTKLLCEVLEKHGGSISAEHGIGLVKKPYLDTVRSAADIALMRGIRGVLDPAGVFNPGKLFDSTPPA
- the serA gene encoding phosphoglycerate dehydrogenase, with the protein product MKRTSFPKQDIRVLLLEGVSRSAVETFQNAGYSQIEFHEKSLPEDELKRRIAEAHLIGIRSRTQLTADVLEQAKRLIAIGCFCIGTNQVDLASAAGHGIPVFNAPYSNTRSVAELVIAEAILLMRRIPEKNAQCHRGGWSKSALGSYEVRDKVLGIVGYGHIGTQVGLLAEALGMRVIYHDVETKLALGNARPSASLNELLERADIVTLHVPETTQTKWMIGAEQIARMRAGSILINASRGTVVDIDALAAALRSGHIAGAAVDVFPVEPKGNDDAFTSPLVGMDNVILTPHVGGSTLEAQDNIGIEVASKLVRYSDNGSTLSAVNFPEASLPEHSQSRRLLHIHRNVPGVLSRINDLFSRENVNIDGQYLQTNPTIGYVVIDVSMPEERAAELKDALATIPGTLRARVLY
- a CDS encoding Hsp70 family protein, with the translated sequence MQIGIDFGTSYSAAAACIDGKLHGVRFGDHAQFRTAVFFPAAVPNPDDFVLTDALEAEVESHIRSARAAQRRALDNWQQRLSEAQALPAERRVQAMALISEPAERTESDLRAAALRAVRHSWMERSVRDSRSASVKVNDAIFGDDAIDAYISDGFGHLVESPKSMLGYNLLPGAKKIILHIATHVLEHIRLSATRQLGVPVRAAILGRPVEFKSAMGPEGTTQALSMLTEAAQAAGFEQVSFLEEPAAAAMHYHTQRATPERSLIVDVGGGTTDIAYAEVGGPAASPRIFGSWGLPKGGTDIDIEMSLNAFMPLFGRGEPGIPVHHFREAASVQSPPLQREFRSHNYRNTPAPFRHRLMALQRLGATSQLNREAERMKIHLGAERLGRVDLDFIEDGLTADLDRAHHDAAYGGFLDRLRAVLDRARLAIGETPDSIFLTGGSSRSPAIQSTISAMFPAVPLVIGDASLGVVSGLAAAAAMA
- a CDS encoding IS630 family transposase; this translates as MGRPISKLEISADERRELLAQLAVRKAPEDEKLRIRIVLACADGLGGEAIAKKYAVSEQTVSKWRRRYAAYRFAGLTDAPRPGRPRSVDDECVQAVIERTRKAKPTKATHWSVRSMSQASGVSATSVHRIWRAFGLKPHLTKTFKLSTDPHFVAKVRDIVGLYLAPPDRALVLCVDEKSQIQALNRTQPGLPMTFGKPATHTHDYQRHGTTSLFAALDVATGKVIGRLKRRHRSAEFLEFLNAIDRDAPKGLDIHLILDNYGTHKTEAVRSWFAQRPRYHLHFTPTSASWLNLVERFFSTLTTRWLKRGAHVSVADLERSIREYLHQHNQDPKPFTWRRTADQIIASVGRLGRAIS
- a CDS encoding MarR family winged helix-turn-helix transcriptional regulator, producing the protein MKRTLGTQLRHLIELLDGAVEASYAEAGLRYRPRFTPIVRALTRSDALTIGQLAAEAGITQPAATQTVALMLKEGLVVVETASGDARQKQVSLSAQGRALLPALQTCWQSTERAARGLEHDIGVPLSELIERAIQALAAKPFADRLRDARAQLADESLPSTPPHTAARTRRR
- a CDS encoding S41 family peptidase, coding for MITSRELRLHAFRLTGLLLLGTATLPAAAQSVPGTPGQADTPIDASQCRQVVENLRRELNARYVFPERAAQADKALRKATATLCAQSSSEKLGQALTEQLKAVTKDGHLEVFYSEEPVPVTSPDSQPSAEESAAELAMIKTRNFGIERVERLPFNIGFLDLRLFAKAGDAAPSIASAMTLLAHTDALIIDLRFSGGGDTSTVAAYASYLFDERTRLNDIYYRIDNRTEQMWTAEFVAGPRYGASRPVYVLTSKDTFSAAEDFTYALKTLKRATIVGETTGGGAHPGNIVRLHDHFAAFIPDGRSISPVTQTNWEGTGVAPDLAVPAPDAFNKAQIAILEHMLAAEKNPARHKRLSDRIALLAGEAGAR
- a CDS encoding EVE domain-containing protein: MSSWIAVASAEHVAVGRAGGFMQVCHGKAGPLRRMSAGDHVVYYSPTRQFRGRDLLQAFTALGVVRDAAPYRVEMAPGFLPYRRDVDWLPVRPASIRPLLPDLLFSAGKKNWAYPFRFGLVPIDDSDMVQIARAMNLDLVHREHMLLHASVGP
- a CDS encoding VOC family protein — encoded protein: MSNPHFVILYVRNPLVSAAFYEDLLAIEPAEFSPTFAMFPLNTHLMLGLWSRRTVEPAARGAGRNGELAFPVADDATVDALHEAWSRKGLPIVQSPTSMDFGRTFVALDPDGHRLRVFAAAAR
- a CDS encoding glycosyltransferase family 2 protein, whose amino-acid sequence is MNATVHAIMMLIFGYYMCLHGIYLLLILIGATQLRRYHLGINYGDFKRIAESQLTMPFSVIVPAYNEEMVIVNTVQGALALRYPQHEVIVVNDGSTDATMDLLIKHFGLRQIHKVGPRPLPTKAVRAVYESYEFPNLVVVDKENGKRADAINAAANLSRYPMLCVIDADCVLETDALVRAVRPFLRNSRVVAAGGIVRPANGLEVEDGHIIRCGLPQSFLSLLQTVEYLRSFQWARLGLARLRSMLCISGAFMVVKRDVFLAMKGCDADSITDDIEFTVRLHEHVYGPDVKTKMEIAYIPDPVCYTEVPESMSVFAAQRNRWQRGTLQALLKNRKMAFNPRYGITGLFGMPFFLLFEAFSGVIEGASYVFMVLALVLGLVGWYEIGLFMVFAVLLGTFLSISAVLLQERTRMRVAGTRELGRLLFACLVENFGYHQYHLFHRIVGTFDYLVRHRTDLGEMKRYGTYQKPVAAEPAKQIG
- a CDS encoding HEAT repeat domain-containing protein, which codes for MDIFTLVAEGVILLTICVVVMAVCALLSRWFSERAQKKIRKRRTELMEQIRLYLDGKEDVRQVMSALRRDSTIGHAALLSVASELQSAERWRLYTFFEQLRLDRREFKALMSRSWMKRARAANHMAYLGTPKVVPLLIHALDDAMLDVRLAAAQSLAQVGARQAVIPILRALALPAAWPLQRATEVLVEMGNYCLAPLRDFVRESTARREPAATTVAIRVLGMLRDRQCVPFIIPFLKAQDPEMRLSTARALGDIGDPRAISPLCSLLDDTVWTVRSAAVQSLGKLADRTALPALAGRLGDSAWWVRFNAAQAVCLFGQEGADILTHTLRGHSDGFARDISRQVLEEHGWIGLEPGVPS